A single genomic interval of Nonomuraea rubra harbors:
- a CDS encoding ABC transporter substrate-binding protein yields MNAHSEFPLVGGGKPMFYGRISRRRLLSSSALLAAGAAAATPLLGACSASSGRSGGPSGNSKTVTLTVMYKTDELTKAHIADFESKNPGIKINFVEYDSTRLNAMLASNEPPDFVRAVAVGSSSANAQELYTALDPYMAKSSVLKPEHLLSVNDSFRWDGTRSGQGPYYGIVKDWSQDATLWYNRALFEGAKIQPLSTTEPISYDELLEIGKKLTKKSGGKTQVYGLGVEWAWGLSAPIMMMILQQGGQVYSADLTETDMTTPEALRALRWYVDFAQAGVGPTALDPAPDGADLSLFLAKRMAITQDGYWYGGNFVEESDEIKNNVAMAPAPVMGDKRISPTYVGWGAAIPSKAKHKDEAWKLMEYFMAGPPSEERAKSGWGIPALKAQLTMLPQELPYQKQAYQTQQAELQYAGQLPDSPYMVASDGWNTVLDKQLQRAIKKEITVEQAGKAITDEVNKLLKQGKDQIG; encoded by the coding sequence GTGAACGCTCATAGCGAATTCCCACTGGTTGGCGGAGGGAAGCCCATGTTTTACGGACGTATCAGCCGACGCCGCCTCCTGAGCAGCTCGGCCCTACTTGCTGCCGGCGCCGCGGCGGCGACACCATTGCTCGGAGCGTGCAGCGCCAGCTCAGGCCGCTCGGGCGGCCCGTCCGGCAACAGCAAGACCGTGACGCTCACCGTCATGTACAAAACCGACGAGCTGACGAAGGCGCACATCGCCGACTTCGAGTCCAAGAACCCCGGAATTAAGATCAACTTTGTTGAGTACGACAGCACGCGGCTCAACGCGATGCTCGCCTCGAACGAGCCACCGGACTTCGTGCGCGCGGTGGCGGTCGGCAGCTCGAGCGCCAACGCCCAGGAGCTGTACACCGCGCTGGACCCGTACATGGCGAAGAGCAGCGTGTTGAAGCCGGAGCACCTGCTGTCGGTCAACGACAGCTTCCGATGGGACGGCACGCGGAGCGGCCAGGGCCCGTACTACGGAATCGTCAAGGACTGGAGCCAGGACGCCACGCTCTGGTACAACCGAGCACTTTTCGAGGGCGCAAAGATCCAGCCGCTGAGCACGACCGAGCCGATCTCGTACGACGAACTGTTGGAGATCGGGAAGAAGCTGACCAAGAAGAGCGGCGGCAAGACCCAGGTCTACGGCCTCGGGGTGGAGTGGGCCTGGGGCCTGTCGGCGCCGATCATGATGATGATCCTGCAGCAGGGTGGCCAGGTGTACAGCGCGGACCTGACCGAGACCGACATGACCACACCGGAGGCGTTGCGAGCACTGAGGTGGTACGTCGACTTCGCCCAGGCCGGCGTGGGGCCCACCGCGCTCGACCCGGCTCCGGACGGTGCCGACCTGTCACTCTTCCTCGCCAAGCGGATGGCGATCACCCAGGACGGCTACTGGTACGGCGGCAACTTCGTCGAAGAGTCCGACGAGATCAAGAACAACGTCGCGATGGCGCCCGCGCCGGTGATGGGCGACAAGCGCATCAGTCCCACCTACGTGGGCTGGGGTGCGGCCATCCCCTCGAAGGCCAAGCACAAGGACGAGGCGTGGAAACTCATGGAGTACTTCATGGCCGGCCCGCCATCCGAGGAACGGGCGAAGAGCGGCTGGGGCATTCCGGCCTTGAAAGCGCAGCTGACGATGTTGCCGCAGGAGCTGCCGTACCAGAAGCAGGCGTACCAGACCCAGCAGGCCGAACTTCAGTACGCCGGCCAGTTGCCCGACTCTCCCTACATGGTCGCATCCGACGGCTGGAACACCGTGCTCGACAAGCAGCTTCAGCGGGCCATCAAGAAGGAGATCACCGTCGAGCAGGCCGGCAAGGCGATCACCGATGAGGTCAACAAGCTGCTGAAGCAAGGCAAGGACCAGATCGGCTAG
- a CDS encoding carbohydrate ABC transporter permease has protein sequence MTITKIPTPAPTVSTRRRARRPRRPAKTAGAYLLLMTLAILFAGPFAWLVLAALKTKAEWVSIPAKLLPEAPQWDNFTQALTEINFAAYLGNSMFLSFLYAILVTFSSAAVGFGFARLRGRGKRPLFVLLLSTMMLPQILTLIPTYVLFARVGLINTYWPWVLWGLAASPFLVFLFRQFFAGIPAELEDAAIIDGCGYGRIFLQIFLPLSRPVLLTSFLLSFTWIWGDYLGPALFLDPDQTTLSVAISAFYLDPHGNPDSTVQAAAAALYVVPVLVIFLFAQRYFIRGVVSSGLKG, from the coding sequence ATGACCATCACGAAGATCCCCACCCCAGCGCCCACAGTCAGCACGCGGCGGCGGGCCCGGCGCCCTCGGCGGCCCGCCAAGACGGCCGGCGCCTACCTGCTGCTGATGACGCTCGCGATACTGTTCGCCGGGCCGTTCGCCTGGCTTGTGCTGGCCGCCTTGAAGACCAAGGCGGAGTGGGTGTCGATCCCAGCCAAGCTCCTGCCCGAGGCGCCGCAGTGGGACAACTTCACCCAGGCTCTCACCGAAATCAACTTCGCGGCGTACCTGGGGAACTCGATGTTCCTCTCGTTCCTGTACGCGATCCTGGTGACTTTCTCCAGCGCGGCGGTCGGCTTCGGTTTCGCCCGCCTGCGCGGGCGCGGCAAACGCCCGCTGTTCGTGCTGTTGCTGTCCACCATGATGCTGCCGCAGATTCTGACGCTGATCCCTACGTACGTGCTGTTCGCCCGAGTCGGGCTGATCAACACGTACTGGCCATGGGTGCTGTGGGGCCTGGCCGCCTCACCCTTCCTGGTGTTCCTGTTCCGCCAGTTCTTCGCCGGCATCCCAGCCGAACTGGAAGACGCGGCGATCATCGACGGTTGCGGGTACGGCCGCATCTTCCTGCAGATCTTCCTGCCGCTGTCCCGGCCGGTGCTGTTGACCTCCTTCCTGCTCTCGTTCACCTGGATCTGGGGCGACTACCTCGGACCGGCCCTGTTCCTCGACCCCGACCAAACCACACTGTCCGTCGCCATCTCCGCCTTCTACCTCGACCCGCATGGCAACCCCGACTCCACGGTGCAGGCGGCGGCGGCCGCCCTTTACGTGGTGCCCGTTCTA
- a CDS encoding carbohydrate ABC transporter permease: MATERARRGRPSWKRHSSGTFYLFVSPWVLGFALLTALPLGYALAISLTNFNGRSDRWRWVGLRNYAELMGDAEAIASLVRTLAYTAIAVPLMVAGGLGLAVLLNQRLKAVGLFRTIFFLPSVVPIVAMAIMWKLIFNRDAGILNAILEKISIGPIAWLVDPNAFYALIILTLWGLGGGMVIMLAALQGVPAELEEAARVDGATRWHVFRHVTVPIISPVIFFQVVTGIIASLQIIIQPLLLAQTGQVGNVGEVPETTHLYMVQVYQEFFVNSRYGYGSAMLFVFFLVILAITLFVQRSSRLWVHYTVDREADR, encoded by the coding sequence ATGGCAACGGAAAGGGCGAGGCGTGGGCGGCCCAGCTGGAAGCGGCATTCCAGCGGGACGTTCTACCTGTTCGTCTCGCCCTGGGTACTCGGCTTCGCGCTGCTCACCGCGCTACCGCTCGGCTACGCGCTCGCGATCAGCCTGACCAACTTCAACGGCCGCAGCGACCGTTGGCGCTGGGTCGGCTTGCGCAACTATGCCGAGCTCATGGGTGACGCGGAGGCCATCGCCAGCCTGGTCCGCACGCTCGCATACACCGCGATCGCGGTGCCGCTCATGGTGGCCGGCGGGCTCGGCCTGGCGGTGCTGCTCAACCAGCGGCTGAAGGCAGTCGGCCTGTTCCGGACGATCTTCTTCCTGCCCTCGGTCGTCCCGATCGTCGCCATGGCGATCATGTGGAAGCTCATCTTCAACCGAGACGCCGGCATCCTCAACGCCATCCTCGAGAAGATCAGCATCGGCCCGATCGCCTGGCTGGTCGACCCGAACGCGTTCTACGCGCTGATCATCCTCACCCTGTGGGGACTCGGCGGCGGGATGGTGATCATGCTTGCCGCCCTGCAGGGCGTCCCAGCCGAACTGGAAGAGGCGGCGCGCGTCGACGGCGCCACCCGCTGGCACGTGTTCCGCCACGTCACCGTGCCGATCATCTCCCCCGTCATCTTCTTCCAAGTGGTGACCGGCATCATCGCCTCCCTGCAGATCATCATCCAGCCGCTGCTGCTGGCCCAGACGGGCCAGGTCGGCAACGTGGGCGAGGTGCCAGAAACCACACACCTGTACATGGTGCAGGTCTATCAGGAGTTCTTCGTCAACAGCCGGTATGGCTATGGCTCCGCGATGCTCTTTGTGTTCTTCCTGGTCATCCTGGCCATCACGCTCTTCGTGCAGCGGTCGAGCCGGCTATGGGTCCACTACACGGTCGACAGAGAGGCCGACCGATGA